In a single window of the Arthrobacter sp. StoSoilA2 genome:
- a CDS encoding NPCBM/NEW2 domain-containing protein, whose protein sequence is MSAPLKGLSSAAPNSPGCVRNSFLKKAASLGLASLLLAGGIPALTFATAVNAAPGDPAAIKAVTPEVPVDAAGVPLGAVTGFTQSGNVVDLSTERGAIRVTFLDDGNFRLEADPSGKFTDPANTDQGDPARTANIVVGKDKFPGSAPTVTDGDWLVLKTAKISVEINKATTQLRLLRADGALVFEESAPITFGANSATQHLAPQDGEQFIGGGMQNGRSVHTGALINIARNFDWDDDGYPNAVPYYMSSKGYGVLRDTFARGSYNFGGQPTTTHEEKRFDAYYFVGDYKQSLNAYTTLTGKPMMPPVYALEYGDADCYNRSNPGYSSSGFGDPDGAKQRTPDAIKTARKFVENDMPAGWMLVNDGYGCEYQQLPETVSNIEDETDLKVGLWTQRSLTNQEYEVGEAGVRLRKLDVAWVGQGYRQALTGCEAAHGGIEQYSNARGTSLMVEGWAGSQRCGMQWTGDHSGNLDAVRWQVPALTGAGNSGLTFTTGDVDGIFGGSPESYVRDLQWKAFAPALYSMSGWAATDKRPWLYGDKATAINRQYLQLRQQLMPFIYSLAHNASDTGVSMMRSMALEFPDQQWSYGAEANNQFMLGSDFLVAPVFTQTDVRNGIFLPAGEQWVDYWTGKLYQGGQILNGYNAPLDKLPVFVRAGAVIPQGIVARNASLVPEDSMITLDIYAKGQNTFTLYEDDKVTREFKDGKSSTQLLAVEAPGTGNGSVKVTIGERKGEYTGKAAARPYQLRVHAGAAPKDVKIGGTTLARHGTRDAYDAAAAGWFFDEANNGTVLVKTGVIASSQSATIQLQQAGPLGGKSQEDTAAEVRVSTGQQVFQDQETTVTAAFVNTGIKAKTNVVLTPVLPDGWTVISSSGATAAKVEGGATATATFVIKPGPTAKAGQQTVRVSASYAASDSSEQSVTGGNQIYVAYGSLAAAYNTVSVTTVAGKALGNFDGGGATFAAEQLAAAPIPAGGVRPGSTVTVEAGTPKQVDYTWPAVGPDVPNSVALSGQTIAVKGKGTHLAVLGSAAVGNGTSPELTLTYADGSMERQSIFFPNWLQPSVLNGAVVAVSEQGRNNANGPSPEYTQYKYQAFSNTVRLNPTKELASVTLPTDTRVKFFDWKVTSQPLPDVPHGSVYASETPWIQAINGYGVIGKNVANKDSASSPDKPLTINYTDPATGQQPSFAKGLGVHAASRITYYLGGKCTSFTSQVGLESGFGGNIIFKVNTDGVNKYQSRTYTPGFAPEAVSVDLTGAAYVELVVDPSGSINGAHGVWGDARFTCAP, encoded by the coding sequence ATGTCCGCACCCCTCAAGGGCTTATCCAGTGCTGCGCCCAACAGCCCTGGATGCGTCCGCAATTCTTTCCTCAAGAAAGCAGCGTCCCTCGGATTGGCGTCGCTTCTGCTTGCTGGCGGCATCCCCGCCCTGACCTTCGCAACGGCAGTAAATGCCGCTCCGGGCGACCCCGCCGCCATCAAGGCAGTCACCCCGGAAGTACCTGTCGATGCAGCGGGAGTACCCCTCGGAGCGGTAACCGGATTCACCCAGTCCGGAAACGTCGTCGACCTCTCAACCGAGCGAGGCGCCATCCGCGTCACGTTCCTGGACGACGGCAACTTCCGCCTCGAAGCCGATCCCAGCGGCAAGTTCACCGACCCCGCCAACACCGATCAAGGGGACCCGGCACGGACTGCCAACATCGTGGTGGGGAAGGACAAGTTCCCCGGCAGCGCACCAACAGTCACGGACGGTGACTGGCTGGTCCTGAAGACTGCCAAGATCAGTGTCGAGATCAACAAGGCCACCACCCAACTCCGGCTGCTGAGGGCCGATGGAGCCCTGGTCTTCGAAGAGTCCGCCCCCATCACCTTTGGTGCGAACTCGGCAACACAGCACCTGGCTCCGCAGGACGGCGAGCAGTTCATCGGCGGCGGCATGCAAAACGGCCGCTCCGTCCACACCGGCGCGCTGATCAACATCGCCCGGAATTTCGACTGGGACGACGACGGCTATCCCAATGCGGTTCCGTACTATATGTCTTCCAAGGGATATGGCGTCCTGCGGGACACGTTCGCCCGCGGCTCCTACAATTTTGGTGGCCAACCCACCACCACCCATGAGGAAAAGCGCTTCGACGCCTACTACTTCGTGGGCGACTACAAGCAGTCCCTGAACGCTTACACCACGTTGACCGGCAAGCCGATGATGCCGCCGGTCTACGCCTTGGAATACGGCGACGCCGATTGCTACAACCGCTCCAACCCCGGCTATTCGTCGTCTGGATTCGGCGATCCCGACGGCGCCAAGCAGCGCACGCCCGACGCCATCAAAACGGCACGGAAGTTCGTTGAGAACGACATGCCCGCGGGCTGGATGCTGGTCAATGACGGCTACGGTTGCGAGTATCAGCAACTTCCCGAAACCGTGAGCAACATCGAGGACGAAACAGACCTCAAAGTGGGTCTCTGGACGCAGCGTTCCCTCACCAACCAAGAGTACGAAGTAGGCGAGGCCGGCGTCCGCCTTCGTAAGCTCGACGTCGCTTGGGTGGGCCAGGGCTACCGTCAGGCACTTACCGGCTGCGAAGCTGCGCATGGAGGGATCGAGCAGTACTCGAACGCCCGCGGCACGTCCTTGATGGTTGAAGGTTGGGCCGGCTCGCAGCGTTGCGGCATGCAGTGGACGGGTGACCATTCAGGAAACCTCGACGCCGTTCGCTGGCAGGTCCCGGCCCTCACCGGTGCCGGGAACTCGGGTCTGACGTTCACCACCGGCGACGTGGATGGCATCTTCGGCGGATCCCCGGAGTCTTACGTCCGGGACCTTCAGTGGAAGGCCTTCGCCCCGGCGCTCTACTCGATGTCCGGCTGGGCAGCGACGGACAAGCGTCCATGGCTTTACGGCGACAAGGCCACTGCCATCAACCGTCAATACCTTCAGCTTCGGCAGCAGCTCATGCCCTTCATCTACTCACTCGCGCACAACGCTTCTGACACAGGCGTCTCAATGATGCGTTCCATGGCCCTCGAATTCCCTGACCAACAGTGGTCTTACGGCGCCGAGGCGAATAACCAATTCATGCTCGGATCCGACTTCCTGGTGGCCCCGGTCTTTACCCAGACCGACGTCCGCAACGGCATCTTCCTTCCTGCCGGCGAGCAGTGGGTGGACTACTGGACAGGCAAGCTATACCAGGGTGGCCAGATCCTCAACGGCTACAACGCACCACTGGACAAGCTGCCGGTATTCGTCCGTGCAGGTGCGGTGATCCCACAAGGCATCGTGGCCCGCAACGCGTCCTTGGTTCCCGAAGATTCCATGATTACTTTGGATATCTACGCCAAGGGGCAAAACACTTTCACCCTGTACGAAGATGACAAAGTTACGCGGGAATTCAAGGACGGAAAGTCTTCCACCCAGCTCCTCGCCGTGGAGGCACCCGGCACGGGCAACGGCAGCGTCAAGGTAACTATCGGTGAGCGAAAGGGCGAGTACACGGGCAAAGCTGCCGCCCGCCCCTACCAGCTCAGGGTCCATGCAGGTGCGGCGCCCAAAGACGTCAAAATTGGAGGCACCACACTGGCCCGGCACGGCACCAGGGACGCCTACGATGCCGCTGCCGCCGGCTGGTTCTTCGATGAGGCCAACAACGGTACCGTCCTCGTGAAGACAGGTGTGATCGCCTCCAGCCAGTCAGCCACCATCCAGCTTCAGCAGGCCGGACCCCTGGGCGGCAAGAGCCAGGAAGATACGGCAGCCGAGGTGCGCGTAAGCACTGGCCAGCAAGTATTCCAGGACCAGGAAACCACCGTCACTGCAGCTTTCGTAAACACCGGGATCAAGGCCAAGACAAACGTTGTGCTGACGCCGGTGCTGCCCGACGGGTGGACCGTCATCTCTTCTTCGGGGGCAACTGCCGCGAAGGTTGAGGGCGGCGCGACAGCCACAGCGACATTCGTCATCAAGCCCGGCCCCACCGCGAAGGCGGGTCAGCAGACCGTGCGGGTCTCGGCGTCGTACGCTGCTTCTGACTCAAGCGAGCAGTCGGTGACTGGGGGCAACCAGATCTACGTCGCCTATGGCTCCTTGGCAGCTGCATATAACACCGTCTCCGTGACCACAGTGGCGGGGAAGGCGCTCGGAAACTTCGACGGCGGAGGGGCCACCTTCGCTGCCGAGCAGCTGGCTGCCGCTCCCATCCCGGCAGGCGGCGTACGGCCGGGCAGCACTGTGACAGTGGAAGCGGGCACGCCCAAGCAGGTGGACTACACGTGGCCAGCGGTGGGCCCCGATGTCCCCAACTCGGTTGCACTGTCCGGACAGACCATTGCGGTCAAGGGCAAGGGAACACACCTGGCTGTTCTCGGATCAGCGGCTGTTGGCAATGGAACAAGCCCTGAATTGACCCTGACATATGCCGATGGAAGCATGGAAAGGCAGTCGATCTTCTTTCCCAACTGGTTGCAGCCCTCGGTCCTGAATGGCGCCGTGGTTGCGGTGTCCGAACAAGGCCGCAACAACGCCAACGGACCGTCCCCGGAATACACGCAATACAAGTACCAGGCGTTCTCCAACACGGTCCGGCTCAACCCCACGAAGGAACTTGCCTCCGTCACGCTGCCCACAGACACGCGGGTGAAGTTCTTTGACTGGAAGGTTACTTCGCAGCCGCTGCCCGACGTGCCGCACGGATCGGTGTACGCGTCTGAAACTCCGTGGATCCAGGCCATCAACGGCTACGGCGTGATCGGCAAGAATGTGGCAAACAAGGATTCGGCGTCGTCACCGGACAAACCGCTCACCATCAACTACACCGATCCTGCAACAGGCCAGCAGCCTTCCTTCGCAAAGGGTCTGGGCGTTCACGCGGCCTCCAGGATCACGTATTACCTGGGCGGAAAATGCACGTCGTTCACCTCGCAAGTGGGCCTGGAAAGCGGCTTCGGTGGCAACATCATCTTCAAGGTCAATACCGACGGCGTGAACAAGTACCAGTCGCGAACGTACACGCCCGGGTTCGCTCCGGAAGCCGTTTCCGTAGACCTGACGGGTGCGGCATACGTGGAACTCGTGGTGGACCCCTCCGGATCCATCAACGGCGCGCACGGTGTCTGGGGTGATGCCAGGTTCACGTGTGCCCCGTAA
- a CDS encoding response regulator transcription factor: MSDIRILLVDDHPVVRAGLRAMLADFPGVSVVAEAADGDAALAELGRLNTLGEPVDLVLMDLQMGTGMDGVTATGKIKAGLAGTPPPPVLILTTYDTDADILAAVEAGASGYMLKDAPPEQIQQAVLSAAAGQTALAPEVAARLMGRIRNPSPALSPREVQLLELLATGMGNRAMAKQLFISEATVKTHLVHIYSKLGVDNRTAAIAVAAQRRIIRGH, translated from the coding sequence ATGAGTGACATCCGCATCCTCCTGGTGGACGACCATCCTGTTGTGCGGGCCGGACTCCGGGCGATGCTCGCCGATTTTCCTGGTGTCAGCGTGGTGGCCGAGGCCGCGGACGGTGACGCGGCGCTGGCCGAACTGGGCAGGTTGAACACCCTGGGTGAGCCTGTGGACCTGGTGCTGATGGACCTGCAAATGGGTACCGGTATGGACGGCGTGACGGCCACAGGCAAGATCAAAGCAGGGCTGGCCGGGACTCCCCCGCCGCCCGTCCTTATCCTCACCACCTACGACACGGACGCTGACATCCTCGCCGCTGTTGAGGCCGGCGCCAGTGGCTACATGCTGAAGGACGCCCCGCCTGAACAGATCCAGCAGGCTGTGTTATCCGCGGCCGCCGGTCAAACCGCGCTGGCACCGGAAGTGGCGGCCCGGCTCATGGGCAGGATCCGGAATCCGTCACCTGCATTGAGCCCGAGGGAAGTCCAGTTGCTGGAACTCCTGGCCACCGGAATGGGCAACCGCGCCATGGCGAAGCAGTTGTTCATTTCCGAGGCAACAGTGAAGACGCACCTGGTGCATATCTACTCCAAGCTGGGCGTTGATAACCGAACGGCGGCGATAGCGGTGGCGGCGCAACGCAGGATCATTCGCGGCCACTGA
- a CDS encoding sensor histidine kinase — translation MQETPTGTATILRVLRISLHVGFAVLLLVAVVRLLAGTAGSPSPLAVIAGLALSAALALVYLAGTVLEKRHAGNATRFDPTPYSGWWLGAVMVLWLLLLLVSGDFTWVAFPLFFLQLHILPRRLALPAIVVSTALLIGALWFHSRGPADGGLQLAMVLGPMFGAGFAVVTGLAYRALFLEAEHQRIVADDLRRTRAELAKTQHDAGVLTERERLAREIHDTLAQGFSSIILMGRSAGKALDEGDLKTANERLRIVQETASANLAEARSFVRDLRPPALEESGLVDTLRRLCEKTETEAAARGTALRCRFELVGTPLDLPNAYQTTLLRAAQASLANVWAHARASAVVVTLSFLGSEVTLDVFDDGIGFEPSTAAGTARGDGTGIGLQSLRERLAALDGSLDIESAPGEGTVVALRVPLPAREGGA, via the coding sequence ATGCAGGAGACTCCTACCGGCACCGCCACCATCCTCCGTGTGCTGCGGATAAGTCTCCATGTTGGCTTCGCCGTGCTGCTGCTGGTGGCAGTGGTGCGGCTCCTGGCAGGCACTGCGGGCAGTCCGTCGCCGTTGGCGGTCATTGCTGGACTGGCACTGTCAGCCGCCTTGGCCCTGGTGTACCTCGCGGGAACCGTCCTCGAGAAACGCCACGCGGGCAATGCCACCCGGTTCGATCCCACACCTTACTCAGGCTGGTGGCTTGGTGCCGTGATGGTCCTGTGGCTGTTGCTTCTGCTGGTCAGCGGCGATTTCACATGGGTTGCCTTCCCACTCTTCTTCCTCCAATTGCACATACTCCCCCGACGCCTCGCCTTGCCGGCAATCGTGGTGAGCACGGCTCTGCTGATTGGTGCCCTCTGGTTTCACAGCCGGGGCCCGGCCGACGGCGGTCTGCAGCTCGCGATGGTCCTGGGACCCATGTTCGGGGCTGGTTTTGCTGTGGTCACGGGACTGGCATACCGTGCCCTGTTCCTGGAGGCCGAGCACCAACGTATTGTTGCTGACGATCTCCGACGAACACGGGCAGAATTGGCCAAGACCCAGCACGACGCCGGGGTCCTGACAGAGCGCGAACGGCTGGCCCGGGAAATTCACGACACCTTGGCGCAGGGATTCTCCAGCATCATCCTGATGGGCAGGTCTGCGGGGAAAGCGTTGGACGAGGGGGACCTGAAGACCGCGAATGAACGGTTGAGGATCGTACAGGAGACCGCATCGGCCAACCTTGCCGAGGCCCGGAGTTTTGTCCGTGATCTTCGGCCGCCCGCTTTGGAAGAGTCTGGTCTGGTGGATACCTTGCGGAGGCTTTGCGAAAAGACCGAGACCGAAGCAGCCGCCCGGGGAACCGCACTGCGCTGCCGTTTCGAGCTCGTGGGCACGCCCTTGGACCTGCCCAATGCTTACCAGACCACCCTGCTCCGGGCCGCCCAGGCTTCCCTTGCAAACGTATGGGCGCACGCCCGCGCAAGTGCCGTCGTCGTGACTTTGTCCTTCCTCGGCTCGGAGGTAACCCTGGATGTTTTCGACGACGGCATCGGTTTTGAACCGTCGACGGCGGCCGGTACAGCGCGCGGCGACGGCACCGGCATCGGGCTTCAAAGCCTTCGCGAACGCCTGGCTGCGCTGGATGGCAGCCTGGATATCGAATCGGCGCCTGGCGAGGGAACAGTGGTTGCCCTTCGGGTGCCGCTGCCTGCCCGGGAGGGCGGGGCATGA
- a CDS encoding ABC transporter permease: MFLAIRDIRFARGRFALMGSVVALITLLLVMLSGLTAGLGNQSTSAIESLPAQQIVFGTPAGGEPKASYTESEVSNAQLEAWREQPGVSSAHAVGISQTRIQSLAGGGAPNGTANVAVFGGLTAPAPVQDGTVVIGKTVAKDLGLQVGSRVRVGGTELTVSEVVQDQWYSHTGVAWTTLDTWRKIAHAPEGTATVLAVNYDAGASVSVDAANAAAGTVSMDPVGSFQALASYKSENGSLMLMQAFLYGISALVIVAFLTVWTVQRTRDIAVLKALGGSSRYVLRDALGQAAIVLLTGAACGGLLGLAGGLFAASAAPFLVTPLTTLVPVAGVVVLGLGGAVLAVRKVTKVDPLFALGGN, encoded by the coding sequence ATGTTTCTAGCCATCCGCGACATCCGCTTCGCCAGGGGCCGCTTCGCGCTCATGGGAAGTGTTGTGGCCCTTATTACCCTGCTGCTGGTCATGCTTTCGGGGCTTACAGCCGGACTCGGAAACCAGTCGACATCGGCTATTGAATCACTGCCCGCACAGCAGATCGTCTTCGGTACACCGGCGGGCGGGGAGCCGAAGGCCTCCTACACCGAGTCTGAGGTTTCCAATGCCCAGCTCGAGGCCTGGCGGGAGCAACCCGGCGTTTCATCAGCACACGCAGTCGGCATCAGCCAAACCCGCATCCAATCCTTGGCTGGCGGTGGTGCTCCGAACGGGACCGCAAATGTCGCAGTCTTTGGCGGTTTGACGGCTCCTGCCCCCGTCCAGGACGGGACGGTCGTGATCGGCAAAACCGTGGCCAAGGACCTGGGGCTCCAAGTCGGCAGCCGTGTCCGCGTCGGCGGGACGGAGCTGACTGTTTCAGAAGTTGTGCAGGACCAGTGGTACTCGCACACCGGCGTGGCCTGGACGACGCTCGATACCTGGCGGAAGATCGCCCACGCTCCTGAGGGCACCGCCACGGTCCTGGCCGTAAATTACGACGCCGGTGCTTCAGTCAGCGTTGATGCCGCCAACGCTGCGGCCGGCACGGTGAGCATGGATCCCGTCGGCTCGTTCCAGGCTCTGGCCTCGTACAAGAGTGAGAACGGTTCGCTCATGCTCATGCAGGCATTTCTTTACGGCATCTCTGCCTTGGTGATCGTGGCCTTCCTTACCGTGTGGACAGTGCAGCGGACTCGTGACATCGCGGTCCTCAAAGCACTCGGCGGCTCTTCCAGGTACGTCCTCCGTGATGCGTTGGGCCAGGCCGCAATCGTGCTGCTGACCGGAGCAGCATGTGGCGGTTTGCTGGGCTTGGCGGGCGGACTTTTCGCGGCCAGCGCAGCGCCTTTCCTCGTCACGCCTTTGACCACCTTGGTGCCCGTTGCCGGCGTCGTTGTCCTGGGCCTGGGCGGCGCTGTCCTCGCGGTCCGCAAGGTCACCAAAGTCGACCCACTGTTTGCCCTCGGCGGTAACTAG
- a CDS encoding ABC transporter ATP-binding protein translates to MTSALNLINITLEYPDGDSTLKALEAVDLAVGRGEFLSLVGPSGSGKSSLLAVAATLVKPTSGLVVIDGQDVSALKDAERTALRRDKVGIIFQQPNLLPSLTAVEQLLIRDHLRGKAVRGALGKAHELLEIVGLAASANKRPHQLSGGQRQRVNIARALMGRPTVLLVDEPTAALDHERSESIVRLLRRITDEFSTATVMVTHDTEFLPLTDSVATMRDGQISPAIHPSVLPN, encoded by the coding sequence GTGACCTCTGCTTTGAACCTCATCAACATCACTCTGGAGTACCCCGACGGCGATTCCACGCTCAAGGCCCTGGAGGCTGTAGACCTTGCAGTTGGGCGCGGCGAGTTCCTCTCCTTGGTGGGTCCGTCCGGTTCCGGCAAATCCTCGCTGTTGGCTGTTGCGGCCACGCTCGTGAAGCCCACCTCCGGACTCGTCGTCATCGATGGCCAGGACGTTTCCGCGCTCAAGGATGCCGAACGCACAGCCCTGCGGCGCGACAAGGTGGGCATCATCTTCCAGCAGCCCAATCTTCTTCCGTCCCTGACCGCCGTCGAGCAGCTGCTTATCCGGGACCACCTGCGCGGCAAGGCTGTCCGCGGAGCCCTTGGCAAAGCGCATGAACTACTGGAGATCGTGGGCTTGGCGGCATCGGCGAACAAGAGGCCGCACCAGCTATCGGGCGGGCAGCGTCAGAGGGTGAACATCGCCAGGGCGCTCATGGGCCGCCCCACCGTGTTGCTGGTGGACGAACCTACCGCAGCCTTGGATCACGAACGCAGTGAATCGATCGTCAGGTTGTTGCGGCGGATTACGGACGAGTTCTCCACCGCTACTGTGATGGTCACGCACGACACCGAATTCCTGCCCCTCACAGACTCAGTGGCCACCATGCGTGACGGACAAATCAGCCCCGCCATCCACCCGTCCGTTCTGCCCAACTAG
- a CDS encoding helix-turn-helix domain-containing protein yields MDTNGLPGNILDPNCPSRVIFQRIGDKWASLVIQVLGDGPVRFSELRKMVHVVTPKVLTQTLRALERDGLITRTVHAQVPPRVDYELTPMGESLLQPLTLLRQWAESHVPTILEARDTYDEAQDDLLLGSPN; encoded by the coding sequence ATGGATACTAATGGCCTGCCAGGGAACATCCTGGATCCCAATTGCCCATCCCGCGTGATCTTCCAAAGAATTGGCGACAAGTGGGCGTCTTTGGTGATCCAAGTCCTCGGTGACGGGCCCGTGCGGTTCTCGGAGCTGCGCAAGATGGTCCACGTTGTCACGCCGAAGGTCCTGACGCAGACGCTGCGTGCCCTGGAACGCGATGGGCTCATTACCCGGACCGTCCACGCCCAGGTGCCGCCGCGGGTGGATTACGAACTAACGCCGATGGGTGAATCCCTCCTGCAGCCCCTCACCCTTCTACGTCAGTGGGCGGAGAGCCACGTCCCTACGATTCTCGAAGCCCGCGATACGTACGACGAGGCGCAGGACGATCTGTTGCTCGGCTCACCCAACTAA
- a CDS encoding NAD(P)H-binding protein — MKIAVYGATGMVGSEIVNESITRGHEVTAISRKGAEITGATAQAADLADAEVFASIAKDHDVVVLATGPSRTGGDHGEWLDAMATAYSNAEGTRLMIVGGAGTLEVDGVRLLDSPDFPEAYKAEATTAAKALEAVKQTPEDVDWTVLAPAPVIQPGERTGKYNVAKDTPAGTTISSQDYAVAMLDEIESPAHRRARFTAAN; from the coding sequence ATGAAAATCGCAGTCTACGGCGCAACGGGCATGGTCGGCAGTGAAATCGTCAATGAATCCATCACCCGCGGCCACGAAGTCACGGCAATCTCCCGCAAGGGCGCCGAGATCACCGGCGCAACGGCCCAGGCAGCCGATTTGGCCGACGCGGAGGTCTTCGCCTCCATTGCAAAGGACCACGACGTCGTTGTGCTGGCTACGGGCCCCAGCCGCACCGGCGGGGACCATGGAGAGTGGCTCGATGCCATGGCCACTGCATACAGCAACGCCGAAGGAACCCGCCTCATGATCGTTGGCGGTGCAGGCACCCTCGAGGTGGATGGCGTCCGACTTCTCGATTCCCCGGACTTCCCCGAGGCATACAAGGCGGAAGCCACCACCGCCGCGAAGGCACTGGAAGCGGTCAAGCAGACTCCCGAGGACGTCGACTGGACGGTCCTTGCCCCCGCTCCCGTTATCCAGCCCGGTGAGCGTACCGGCAAATACAACGTGGCCAAGGACACTCCTGCCGGCACCACCATTTCCTCGCAGGACTACGCCGTCGCCATGCTGGATGAAATCGAAAGCCCGGCCCACCGCCGGGCACGCTTCACGGCTGCAAACTAA
- a CDS encoding NAD(P)/FAD-dependent oxidoreductase produces MADVAVVGSGPNGLAAAVTMARAGLEVHLYEAADAIGGGTRTSELIEPGYLYDVCSAVHPMALASPFFKEFDLSQRIELRVPDVQHGTPLDVGGAALAYQSLERTTMELGADGPAYRRLIAPLLSRVNGVVDFTSNQLLRVPKDPLAALLFGLATLDQGTPFWGRRFREEAAPALLTGVMSHALGSQPALSSTGAGLLLAVLAHAGGWVVPVGGSAAIAGAMAEDLIAHGGTIHTGERVDSFDQVRPAKAILLDVAPPTLARLGGAEIPGNYRRALDAFRFGNAACKVDYILSEPVPWLAPGLRRAGTVHVGGSRMAMAESENLVDMGKHPTEPYVLVSQPSLVDSSRAPAGRHVLWTYCHVPAGSDVDMAEAVTARIERYAPGFRDVVVASKTTTAADLAAYNENYVGGDFSAGLLDMRGLVQRPVVSNVPWRTPMPGVYLCSSSTPPGPGVTGMPGYHAAKHALKDIFQMPVPGLGLTIG; encoded by the coding sequence ATGGCTGATGTCGCCGTCGTTGGTTCTGGTCCCAATGGTCTGGCCGCGGCAGTGACCATGGCCCGCGCCGGGCTGGAGGTGCATCTGTACGAGGCCGCCGATGCCATCGGAGGCGGGACCCGGACAAGCGAGCTGATCGAACCGGGATATCTGTACGATGTATGCTCCGCGGTGCATCCAATGGCATTGGCGTCTCCTTTCTTCAAGGAATTCGACCTGTCTCAGCGCATTGAGCTGCGCGTGCCTGACGTCCAGCACGGCACGCCGTTGGACGTGGGAGGTGCCGCCCTCGCGTACCAGTCGCTGGAACGGACCACCATGGAGCTGGGGGCGGACGGCCCAGCGTATCGTCGCCTGATTGCGCCCCTCCTGTCACGCGTGAATGGCGTCGTGGACTTTACGTCGAACCAACTTCTCCGCGTGCCCAAGGATCCCCTTGCTGCTCTGTTGTTTGGTCTCGCGACCCTTGACCAAGGAACACCGTTCTGGGGCCGGCGCTTCCGTGAAGAAGCTGCTCCGGCTTTGTTGACCGGCGTAATGTCCCACGCGTTGGGTTCCCAGCCCGCGCTTAGTTCCACGGGTGCCGGACTCTTGCTCGCCGTCCTGGCCCACGCCGGCGGATGGGTGGTGCCTGTGGGCGGATCCGCGGCTATCGCAGGTGCAATGGCCGAGGACCTCATTGCCCACGGCGGCACCATCCACACCGGTGAGCGCGTGGATTCTTTCGACCAGGTCAGGCCGGCAAAAGCCATCCTCCTGGATGTTGCTCCTCCGACGCTCGCTCGTCTGGGTGGTGCTGAAATACCCGGCAACTATCGTCGGGCATTGGATGCATTCCGCTTCGGGAATGCAGCCTGCAAAGTCGACTACATCCTCTCCGAACCTGTTCCCTGGCTTGCCCCTGGCCTGAGGCGGGCGGGGACGGTTCACGTGGGCGGTTCGCGAATGGCCATGGCCGAATCCGAGAACCTCGTGGACATGGGCAAACACCCAACGGAGCCCTACGTGCTGGTTTCCCAGCCGTCCCTCGTGGACTCGTCGCGGGCACCGGCCGGGCGACACGTTCTGTGGACGTATTGCCATGTGCCGGCTGGCTCAGATGTGGACATGGCTGAGGCTGTCACTGCACGGATTGAGCGATACGCCCCAGGCTTCCGGGATGTGGTGGTTGCCTCGAAGACCACGACGGCGGCTGATCTGGCCGCGTACAACGAAAACTACGTGGGTGGCGACTTCAGCGCAGGTTTGTTGGATATGCGGGGTCTGGTGCAGAGGCCAGTAGTGTCCAATGTTCCGTGGCGTACACCGATGCCGGGCGTCTACTTGTGTTCTTCATCCACCCCGCCCGGGCCTGGTGTTACAGGGATGCCCGGGTACCATGCGGCGAAGCATGCCCTCAAGGACATATTTCAGATGCCGGTACCCGGGCTCGGCCTGACTATCGGTTAG